From one Lineus longissimus chromosome 3, tnLinLong1.2, whole genome shotgun sequence genomic stretch:
- the LOC135485093 gene encoding balbiani ring protein 3-like isoform X1 → MTPKTVILVLLLAVAVREVVSKNVAKPAKAAGVKISGVKNKKALLAAELNIAKKTLKGPKLKKLTTLLTKSAGVSKKGKAAKLTKKIKVGKLAAGGKKTVASMGTAKGTPPKGAAKDVVIKAGESKVKAGAVGTKKVSVSGKGFGKVLSAGKTSKVFAKVAGKCPPTYKKEGKECVKRKKIIDLKCPVGGTKVGKFCTYKCPKGWTRIKKFWCHKKTVRKEVKTLRKACPSGLQPVKKGGKLVCQFKCPKGSKRIGFLCVKKVVKKNQCCPAAKHKGNECIFVCPPGYKRIKDTCHKTTVTKVTLCPKNMVKKGDKCVGKCPTDFVRKGGICISKCPPGYKQQGEKCIKVITNHKKICAEGLKKLKGKCLPYCKEKKFKLKTDGFCEHITIKIIRIKIDMRCPKGSMLSLGKCCPLGFVNVKGKGICCPKGQEPVGPNKCCPKGTKLFQGQCCPPGTKVIREGSCTTPPTVPPSKPPILVTTTTTRPGQSTTTKPKCPKGYFKTGTMRKCCKIGTVWSGGKCCPKGTVLIKGKCCPPGSNPSGGQCSRPPPPKTTVKPKPVPVKCPEGSVIVTVKPIITTTSTTTTTTTTTTTTTTTVKPGKTTTTTTTRPGLTTLKPKCCPKGMILSHNECCPKGHHFTNKRCCKIGLIHVGGGKCCLKGYKVLKGKCCPPHIKSLVGGKCMNAPTPGPTVKPGTPKPVTPSKCPPSKKCPHCPAGLVWINKKCGCQPPLVRQGGKCVPKCAKPMIWKGGNCVCPGGMTKINGKCLTAPKCVPPRSWIKGKCSCKKPLVFVNGKCICSKPLIMIKGKCRCKPPTVYKDGKCTSVCRPPRKIIGGMCKCQPPTKFKGGKCVAQACKAPRKLIGGKCKCSAPLAFMSGQCVCPKPLKMVGKKCRCPPPTIFKKGKCVSVSVCKPPRTVIKGICQCKKPKVYKGGKCVLICPAPLKLQGGKCVPGKPNEVKTTTEIPKREPPSITTSKPKKSTRKPPPEVHTPGECPGKFYKRVGGKCVMICPKGFKRIGKRCLKVGCPKGTIRKGKECVLHKPPQKCINPTKQPPVNTSPPKCILKCPSGFSKRGKICLKVVGLEEKCPKKSMKVGTSCVILKIPSSCDKPSPSKPPIPNPKCIVKCPPNFTKLGNVCFMKLVCPKGAKRVGNRCVLKPCLKCPPNFEKVGAICRKKCPKGYKRKGTSSTCILAGGALLARVIPMSISKKGVKGGKGGCPAGSKKLGKSCIIISKGRTCPRGFQAKGKSCVQKCPAKFRLIKGKGCVALKKSLGNKCPKGATASGAACVYKPNPMKCPKGYQHTAGACVKKCPSGFKRVGAVCIKKLSKR, encoded by the exons ATGACCCCGAAGACGGTCATCCTAGTCCTTCTGCTGGCCGTGGCTGTCAGGGAAGTCGTGTCCAAGA ATGTGGCGAAACCCGCCAAGGCTGCAGGCGTGAAAA TTTCAGGTGTAAAGAATAAGAAGGCGCTTTTGGCTGCTGAGTTGAACATAGCAAAGAAAACCTTAAAAG gaccaaaactaaaaaagttaACTACTCTTTTGACGAAGTCGGCAGGTGTCTCTAAAAAAGGCAAAGCAGCCAAGCTGACTAAGAAAATAAAAGTTGGCAAATTAGCTGCAGGGGGTAAAAAAACAGTGGCATCAATGGGCACAGCGAAGGGTACACCACCAAAAGGCGCAGCGAAGGATGTAGTGATAAAGGCTGGAGAGAGCAAAGTGAAGGCTGGTGCAGTGGGAACGAAAAAGGTCTCAGTATCAG GCAAAGGCTTTGGAAAAGTATTATCGG CCGGGAAAACCTCCAAGGTTTTTGCGAAAG TTGCAGGCAAGTGTCCTCCGACATACAAGAAAGAAGGGAAGGAATGTGTGAAGAGGAAGAAAATCATTG ATCTTAAATGCCCCGTAGGCGGCACCAAGGTTGGAAAATTCTGCACCTACAAATGTCCTAAGGGATGGACTCGAATCAAGAAGTTCTGGTGCCACAAGAAGACCGTGAGGAAAGAGGTTAAAACACTGA GGAAGGCATGTCCATCCGGGTTGCAACCGGTTAAAAAAGGAGGAAAGCTGGTGTGTCAATTTAAATGCCCAAAGGGATCGAAACGAATAGGATTCCTATGTGTGAAGAAAGTAGTCAAGAAAA ATCAATGTTGTCCAGCAGCCAAGCACAAGGGAAATGAGTGCATCTTTGTTTGTCCTCCGGGGTACAAACGAATAAAGGATACATGTCATAAAACAACTGTTACCAAAG TGACTCTTTGCCCGAAGAATATGGTCAAGAAAGGTGATAAATGCGTTGGCAAGTGCCCCACCGACTTCGTCAGAAAGGGTGGTATCTGCATATCTAAGTGCCCACCTGGGTACAAACAACAAGGCGAAAAGTGTATCAAGGTGATAACCAATCACA AAAAAATATGCGCCGAAGGACTGAAGAAGCTAAAGGGAAAATGCCTACCATAttgtaaagaaaaaaaattcaaattaaaaacGGATGGATTCTGTGAACACATTACTATTAAGATAATTAGAATCAAAATAGATA TGAGGTGTCCGAAAGGCTCCATGCTCTCGCTTGGAAAGTGTTGCCCTCTCGGCTTTGTCAACGTCAAGGGTAAAGGCATTTGCTGTCCAAAGGGACAGGAGCCAGTCGGTCCAAATAAATGCTGCCCTAAGGGAACGAAACTGTTCCAAGGCCAGTGCTGCCCACCGGGTACCAAAGTCATCAGGGAAGGATCTTGCACCACGCCGCCAACTGTGCCGCCATCCAAACCACCGATCCTGGTTACGACTACTACCACCCGGCCCGGACAATCAACAACCACAAAAC CGAAGTGTCCTAAAGGTTACTTCAAAACGGGCACAATGAGAAAATGTTGCAAGATTGGTACAGTTTGGTCGGGAGGCAAATGCTGTCCAAAGGGCACTGTCCTTATCAAGGGCAAATGTTGTCCACCTGGAAGTAACCCGTCTGGAGGCCAGTGTTCGCGACCACCACCTCCAAAGACAACAGTCAAACCAAAACCAG TTCCGGTGAAATGTCCAGAAGGTTCTGTGATTGTAACCGTAAAGCCTATCATTACAACGACATCAACGACAacgaccaccaccaccaccaccaccaccacaacaacAACCGTAAAACCTGGGAAAACGACAACGACCACAACAACGAGACCAGGGTTGACAACACTAAAGCCAAAATGTTGTCCAAAAGGAATGATCCTGAGTCACAACGAGTGCTGTCCGAAGGGTCACCACTTTACAAATAAACGATGCTGTAAGATTGGCCTGATACATGTAGGAGGTGGAAAATGTTGCCTAAAGGGTTACAAAGTTCTCAAAGGGAAGTGCTGTCCGCCGCATATAAAATCTCTAGTTGGAGGAAAGTGCATGAACGCTCCAACACCAGGACCTACGGTGAAGCCTGGTACACCAAAAC CGGTCACACCATCTAAATGCCCACCTTCCAAAAAATGTCCGC ATTGTCCAGCCGGACTAGTTTGGATTAACAAGAAATGTG GTTGTCAGCCTCCATTAGTGCGACAGGGAGGGAAATGTGTGCCTA AATGCGCTAAGCCGATGATATGGAAGGGTGGCAACTGCG TTTGCCCAGGTGGTATGACGAAGATCAACGGGAAGTGCCTTACTGCACCAA AATGTGTACCACCAAGAAGTTGGATAAAGGGCAAATGCT CATGCAAGAAGCCGCTAGTATTCGTCAATGGAAAATGCA TTTGTTCAAAACCATTGATTATGATCAAGGGGAAATGCC GATGCAAACCGCCAACCGTGTATAAAGATGGAAAATGCACCTCCGTCTGTCGACCCCCAAGAAAGATTATTGGTGGAATGTGCA aatgCCAACCACCAACGAAGTTTAAAGGCGGAAAGTGTGTGGCACAGG CCTGTAAAGCACCAAGGAAGCTGATTGGAGGAAAATGCA AATGTTCTGCACCTTTGGCATTCATGAGTGGACAATGTG TTTGCCCGAAACCTCTTAAGATGGTTGGCAAGAAATGCC GTTGTCCACCGCCTACGATCTTCAAGAAAGGAAAGTGTGTTTCTGTCTCAGTCTGTAAGCCACCGAGAACGGTTATCAAAGGAATATGTC AATGCAAAAAGCCAAAGGTTTACAAGGGTGGAAAGTGTGTCT TGATTTGCCCAGCACCTCTAAAACTGCAGGGAGGCAAATGTG TTCCAGGAAAGCCAAACGAGGTTAAGACAACCACGGAAATTCCAAAAAGAGAACCTCCATCTATTACCACTTCTAAACCAAAAAAGAGCACCAGAAAACCACCACCAGAAGTCCATACAC CGGGTGAATGTCCTGGCAAATTCTATAAACGAGTGGGTGGCAAGTGTGTCATGATTTGTCCGAAGGGTTTTAAGAGAATTGGAAAGAGGTGCCTGAAAG TTGGCTGTCCAAAGGGTACCATAAGGAAAGGCAAAGAATGTGTGTTGCACAAACCAC CTCAAAAGTGTATAAACCCAACTAAACAACCACCTGTGAACACCTCACCGCCAAAGTGTATCCTCAAGTGCCCTAGTGGTTTCAGTAAAAGGGGGAAGATATGCTTGAAGGTTGTTGGACTTGAAG AGAAATGTCCAAAGAAGTCGATGAAGGTTGGAACATCATGCGTCATCCTGAAGATTC CAAGCTCCTGTGACAAGCCTTCTCCATCTAAACCTCCAATTCCAAATCCCAAATGTATCGTGAAATGTCCACCAAATTTCACAAAGTTAGGCAATGTGTGCTTCATGA AACTTGTGTGTCCAAAGGGAGCAAAACGGGTTGGTAACAGATGCGTGCTGAAGCCAT GTCTCAAGTGTCCACCTAATTTTGAGAAAGTAGGCGCAATCTGTCGGAAGAAATGTCCTAAGGGCTATAAGCGCAAGGGGACGTCATCAACTTGTATTCTAGCAGGTGGCGCCCTACTAGCCCGCGTTATACCGATGTCGATAAGTAAAAAAGGGGTGAAAGGAGGAAAAGGCG GTTGTCCAGCTGGGTCCAAGAAGCTTGGCAAATCATGTATCATAATCAGCAAAGGCAGAACGTGTCCCCGCGGCTTTCAAGCTAAAGGAAAGTCATGTGTTCAAAAATGTCCAGCTAAGTTCCGTCTCATCAAGGGAAAGGGGTGCGTGGCCCTCAAAAAGTCTTTAG GCAACAAGTGTCCGAAAGGAGCAACTGCTTCAGGCGCGGCGTGTGTCTACAAACCGAATC CAATGAAATGTCCAAAGGGTTACCAGCACACGGCCGGTGCATGCGTTAAGAAATGTCCGTCAGGCTTCAAAAGGGTTGGCGCCGTCTGCATCAAGAAGCTGAGCAAACGTTAG
- the LOC135485093 gene encoding balbiani ring protein 3-like isoform X2, whose translation MTPKTVILVLLLAVAVREVVSKNVAKPAKAAGVKISGVKNKKALLAAELNIAKKTLKGPKLKKLTTLLTKSAGVSKKGKAAKLTKKIKVGKLAAGGKKTVASMGTAKGTPPKGAAKDVVIKAGESKVKAGAVGTKKVSVSGKGFGKVLSAGKTSKVFAKVAGKCPPTYKKEGKECVKRKKIIDLKCPVGGTKVGKFCTYKCPKGWTRIKKFWCHKKTVRKEVKTLRKACPSGLQPVKKGGKLVCQFKCPKGSKRIGFLCVKKVVKKNQCCPAAKHKGNECIFVCPPGYKRIKDTCHKTTVTKVTLCPKNMVKKGDKCVGKCPTDFVRKGGICISKCPPGYKQQGEKCIKVITNHKKICAEGLKKLKGKCLPYCKEKKFKLKTDGFCEHITIKIIRIKIDMRCPKGSMLSLGKCCPLGFVNVKGKGICCPKGQEPVGPNKCCPKGTKLFQGQCCPPGTKVIREGSCTTPPTVPPSKPPILVTTTTTRPGQSTTTKLPVKCPEGSVIVTVKPIITTTSTTTTTTTTTTTTTTTVKPGKTTTTTTTRPGLTTLKPKCCPKGMILSHNECCPKGHHFTNKRCCKIGLIHVGGGKCCLKGYKVLKGKCCPPHIKSLVGGKCMNAPTPGPTVKPGTPKPVTPSKCPPSKKCPHCPAGLVWINKKCGCQPPLVRQGGKCVPKCAKPMIWKGGNCVCPGGMTKINGKCLTAPKCVPPRSWIKGKCSCKKPLVFVNGKCICSKPLIMIKGKCRCKPPTVYKDGKCTSVCRPPRKIIGGMCKCQPPTKFKGGKCVAQACKAPRKLIGGKCKCSAPLAFMSGQCVCPKPLKMVGKKCRCPPPTIFKKGKCVSVSVCKPPRTVIKGICQCKKPKVYKGGKCVLICPAPLKLQGGKCVPGKPNEVKTTTEIPKREPPSITTSKPKKSTRKPPPEVHTPGECPGKFYKRVGGKCVMICPKGFKRIGKRCLKVGCPKGTIRKGKECVLHKPPQKCINPTKQPPVNTSPPKCILKCPSGFSKRGKICLKVVGLEEKCPKKSMKVGTSCVILKIPSSCDKPSPSKPPIPNPKCIVKCPPNFTKLGNVCFMKLVCPKGAKRVGNRCVLKPCLKCPPNFEKVGAICRKKCPKGYKRKGTSSTCILAGGALLARVIPMSISKKGVKGGKGGCPAGSKKLGKSCIIISKGRTCPRGFQAKGKSCVQKCPAKFRLIKGKGCVALKKSLGNKCPKGATASGAACVYKPNPMKCPKGYQHTAGACVKKCPSGFKRVGAVCIKKLSKR comes from the exons ATGACCCCGAAGACGGTCATCCTAGTCCTTCTGCTGGCCGTGGCTGTCAGGGAAGTCGTGTCCAAGA ATGTGGCGAAACCCGCCAAGGCTGCAGGCGTGAAAA TTTCAGGTGTAAAGAATAAGAAGGCGCTTTTGGCTGCTGAGTTGAACATAGCAAAGAAAACCTTAAAAG gaccaaaactaaaaaagttaACTACTCTTTTGACGAAGTCGGCAGGTGTCTCTAAAAAAGGCAAAGCAGCCAAGCTGACTAAGAAAATAAAAGTTGGCAAATTAGCTGCAGGGGGTAAAAAAACAGTGGCATCAATGGGCACAGCGAAGGGTACACCACCAAAAGGCGCAGCGAAGGATGTAGTGATAAAGGCTGGAGAGAGCAAAGTGAAGGCTGGTGCAGTGGGAACGAAAAAGGTCTCAGTATCAG GCAAAGGCTTTGGAAAAGTATTATCGG CCGGGAAAACCTCCAAGGTTTTTGCGAAAG TTGCAGGCAAGTGTCCTCCGACATACAAGAAAGAAGGGAAGGAATGTGTGAAGAGGAAGAAAATCATTG ATCTTAAATGCCCCGTAGGCGGCACCAAGGTTGGAAAATTCTGCACCTACAAATGTCCTAAGGGATGGACTCGAATCAAGAAGTTCTGGTGCCACAAGAAGACCGTGAGGAAAGAGGTTAAAACACTGA GGAAGGCATGTCCATCCGGGTTGCAACCGGTTAAAAAAGGAGGAAAGCTGGTGTGTCAATTTAAATGCCCAAAGGGATCGAAACGAATAGGATTCCTATGTGTGAAGAAAGTAGTCAAGAAAA ATCAATGTTGTCCAGCAGCCAAGCACAAGGGAAATGAGTGCATCTTTGTTTGTCCTCCGGGGTACAAACGAATAAAGGATACATGTCATAAAACAACTGTTACCAAAG TGACTCTTTGCCCGAAGAATATGGTCAAGAAAGGTGATAAATGCGTTGGCAAGTGCCCCACCGACTTCGTCAGAAAGGGTGGTATCTGCATATCTAAGTGCCCACCTGGGTACAAACAACAAGGCGAAAAGTGTATCAAGGTGATAACCAATCACA AAAAAATATGCGCCGAAGGACTGAAGAAGCTAAAGGGAAAATGCCTACCATAttgtaaagaaaaaaaattcaaattaaaaacGGATGGATTCTGTGAACACATTACTATTAAGATAATTAGAATCAAAATAGATA TGAGGTGTCCGAAAGGCTCCATGCTCTCGCTTGGAAAGTGTTGCCCTCTCGGCTTTGTCAACGTCAAGGGTAAAGGCATTTGCTGTCCAAAGGGACAGGAGCCAGTCGGTCCAAATAAATGCTGCCCTAAGGGAACGAAACTGTTCCAAGGCCAGTGCTGCCCACCGGGTACCAAAGTCATCAGGGAAGGATCTTGCACCACGCCGCCAACTGTGCCGCCATCCAAACCACCGATCCTGGTTACGACTACTACCACCCGGCCCGGACAATCAACAACCACAAAAC TTCCGGTGAAATGTCCAGAAGGTTCTGTGATTGTAACCGTAAAGCCTATCATTACAACGACATCAACGACAacgaccaccaccaccaccaccaccaccacaacaacAACCGTAAAACCTGGGAAAACGACAACGACCACAACAACGAGACCAGGGTTGACAACACTAAAGCCAAAATGTTGTCCAAAAGGAATGATCCTGAGTCACAACGAGTGCTGTCCGAAGGGTCACCACTTTACAAATAAACGATGCTGTAAGATTGGCCTGATACATGTAGGAGGTGGAAAATGTTGCCTAAAGGGTTACAAAGTTCTCAAAGGGAAGTGCTGTCCGCCGCATATAAAATCTCTAGTTGGAGGAAAGTGCATGAACGCTCCAACACCAGGACCTACGGTGAAGCCTGGTACACCAAAAC CGGTCACACCATCTAAATGCCCACCTTCCAAAAAATGTCCGC ATTGTCCAGCCGGACTAGTTTGGATTAACAAGAAATGTG GTTGTCAGCCTCCATTAGTGCGACAGGGAGGGAAATGTGTGCCTA AATGCGCTAAGCCGATGATATGGAAGGGTGGCAACTGCG TTTGCCCAGGTGGTATGACGAAGATCAACGGGAAGTGCCTTACTGCACCAA AATGTGTACCACCAAGAAGTTGGATAAAGGGCAAATGCT CATGCAAGAAGCCGCTAGTATTCGTCAATGGAAAATGCA TTTGTTCAAAACCATTGATTATGATCAAGGGGAAATGCC GATGCAAACCGCCAACCGTGTATAAAGATGGAAAATGCACCTCCGTCTGTCGACCCCCAAGAAAGATTATTGGTGGAATGTGCA aatgCCAACCACCAACGAAGTTTAAAGGCGGAAAGTGTGTGGCACAGG CCTGTAAAGCACCAAGGAAGCTGATTGGAGGAAAATGCA AATGTTCTGCACCTTTGGCATTCATGAGTGGACAATGTG TTTGCCCGAAACCTCTTAAGATGGTTGGCAAGAAATGCC GTTGTCCACCGCCTACGATCTTCAAGAAAGGAAAGTGTGTTTCTGTCTCAGTCTGTAAGCCACCGAGAACGGTTATCAAAGGAATATGTC AATGCAAAAAGCCAAAGGTTTACAAGGGTGGAAAGTGTGTCT TGATTTGCCCAGCACCTCTAAAACTGCAGGGAGGCAAATGTG TTCCAGGAAAGCCAAACGAGGTTAAGACAACCACGGAAATTCCAAAAAGAGAACCTCCATCTATTACCACTTCTAAACCAAAAAAGAGCACCAGAAAACCACCACCAGAAGTCCATACAC CGGGTGAATGTCCTGGCAAATTCTATAAACGAGTGGGTGGCAAGTGTGTCATGATTTGTCCGAAGGGTTTTAAGAGAATTGGAAAGAGGTGCCTGAAAG TTGGCTGTCCAAAGGGTACCATAAGGAAAGGCAAAGAATGTGTGTTGCACAAACCAC CTCAAAAGTGTATAAACCCAACTAAACAACCACCTGTGAACACCTCACCGCCAAAGTGTATCCTCAAGTGCCCTAGTGGTTTCAGTAAAAGGGGGAAGATATGCTTGAAGGTTGTTGGACTTGAAG AGAAATGTCCAAAGAAGTCGATGAAGGTTGGAACATCATGCGTCATCCTGAAGATTC CAAGCTCCTGTGACAAGCCTTCTCCATCTAAACCTCCAATTCCAAATCCCAAATGTATCGTGAAATGTCCACCAAATTTCACAAAGTTAGGCAATGTGTGCTTCATGA AACTTGTGTGTCCAAAGGGAGCAAAACGGGTTGGTAACAGATGCGTGCTGAAGCCAT GTCTCAAGTGTCCACCTAATTTTGAGAAAGTAGGCGCAATCTGTCGGAAGAAATGTCCTAAGGGCTATAAGCGCAAGGGGACGTCATCAACTTGTATTCTAGCAGGTGGCGCCCTACTAGCCCGCGTTATACCGATGTCGATAAGTAAAAAAGGGGTGAAAGGAGGAAAAGGCG GTTGTCCAGCTGGGTCCAAGAAGCTTGGCAAATCATGTATCATAATCAGCAAAGGCAGAACGTGTCCCCGCGGCTTTCAAGCTAAAGGAAAGTCATGTGTTCAAAAATGTCCAGCTAAGTTCCGTCTCATCAAGGGAAAGGGGTGCGTGGCCCTCAAAAAGTCTTTAG GCAACAAGTGTCCGAAAGGAGCAACTGCTTCAGGCGCGGCGTGTGTCTACAAACCGAATC CAATGAAATGTCCAAAGGGTTACCAGCACACGGCCGGTGCATGCGTTAAGAAATGTCCGTCAGGCTTCAAAAGGGTTGGCGCCGTCTGCATCAAGAAGCTGAGCAAACGTTAG